From the genome of Solea senegalensis isolate Sse05_10M linkage group LG21, IFAPA_SoseM_1, whole genome shotgun sequence:
tgagaggaaaacaaagcctTCACTGCTCATCTCCAACCAGAACGGAAACATGTACACGCCGTCGGTCTATGGCTGCCTGGCGTCGCTCATCGCACAGTGAGTCTCAGCAAAAAACGCATTAAAGCAAATAACAAAAGACTGAGATATCTTCAGAATATAGTCACTGTTTCCAataggaaactgaagtttgtgtcgctttgtaaACCGCATACACTCTCAtgccaaaccccatagagaaaatcagcgattttacatcacagcacacagtagttgttgatccactgctgcctccatcactaagttcaaatgtgttattttatgacttcagtgtttgaaatactttgttCATATTCACCTAAATAACACAAACCTACCACACCAGGCAGTAGTGGACCAGAAACTCCGAGTCAGGCGAGTGatcagtttacaaacttcagtttcctgttggaaaagacttaattatttgtatattctgacattttaacCACAGTAACAACAAGGAAGTTGCActtatttcaaaaacagcatCAGGTGCAGTTTTTAaagcgtgtgtttttgtgttatagACGCACAGCGTCACAGATTGCAGGACAGAGAATCGGTGTTTTCTCTTACGGCTCTGGATTTGCTGCGACGCTGTATTCTCTCAGAGTCACACAGGACCACACCCCCGGTGAGAAGCCACGCGACACTTCTGTGTGCCAtgaaaataactgaataaatCACTGTGTTTGAGAAActaacagctgtgtgtgtgtgtgtgtgtgtgtgtgtgtgtgtgtgtaacaggatCCAGTCTGGACAAACTCGTGTCCAGCCTCAGTGACCTGAAGCTCCGCCTGGACTCCAGGAGCAAGGTCTCACCTGCCGTCTTCTCTGAGAACATGAAGCTGAGGGAGGAGACACATCACTTAGGTACGACTCATGACAAacgtctttttaactgactAATTTAGAGAatacaacaatatatatatttttaatgtgtcCATGCAGCGAGCTACATCCCCCGTGGCTCAGTGGACGATCTGTTCCCTGGGACGTGGTACCTGACGCGCGTGGATGAGAAACATCGCAGGGAATACGCGCGCAGACCTCTGGACCACGACCTGCCTACGGAGCCAGAACTCATTCATACAAACTCCGGCACAAAGACGGAGGTAAAGATTTGAACAataacgtttaaaaaaaaaaaaaatcctgtttaGAGACAAAAAAGGTAGCATGTTTGTCTCCTGCAGCACATCCCGAGTCCTGCCAAGAAGATGCCTCGCATTCCCGCGACCATGCCGAGCTCCGAGGCCGCCGCCGTTAGCAACTGAGCGCTCACGACTTTAACCTCTGTGAGGTACCAGACTCCTCCTCCCATCACTGTACGTTAAAGGACAACTGGACCTGCCCCTTCCCATCATCCATCCCCCCCCTGCTGTCCTGCTGCATTCGACCGCATGTCTGCTTTCATCACGGTTTTATTCCAGAAAAATCTTCGAGtgtgtgggcggggcttaggctTATCAACAAACAGACTTCCTCCTGGCAGCTGGCCGCCagtgacaggaagaggaaatgaacaGGGTGTCAAGGGGGGTGGGTCTTaataaaatgctgctgctgctgctaccgcCTTGGCAACCCAACAGGAAGGTGATGCGTCACTCGTGGTGACCACAATCatggctcctccccctccttctctttATGCTGCTTTTAGTCCGTCATTATCTCGTTCAACTGAAGCTACAGTAACAGTGACGTCGGCAGTTTCTTCACCCGCTGAGTCATAGCTGCCTGTTTTTTCATCGTGTGTGTAAttgaaaatattgatttattgatcatGTGATTGATGATGTAATCGATTATCTGATTAATATTTAATCTATAATCAATCACATTAAAAAccacactggaaaaaaacaaacaaaacagcattttcacCTTTTTACTGTGACATGTAAGGGAGTTACGTTACCATGACAACATCATGTACTCATCTCAGCTACAGAATCCTCACACGTGTCATTTTATGAAAATGAGCATTTCATAAAATGAAGCTGTGTGtgaaaagttatttttaaaataaataagtagtgccctctagtggcagTGTATGGAATCACCAGATTTCTTTTTAACCCTTCCCTTAACCctattttttactttacttagcaattcttatttttctgctaatttcatttcaaattagaAGAAttgctaattaaaaaaaaaatgcccccTCCTTCCCCCAgcaccatttgttttttttctttcactcgtACACTCGTGTCCACATtagtgtaaacacaaataatgcttttaatctaaaaaattatatataatattcctGCTGCACCCGCAGATTAACCACAGATTATGTGTCCCGTCTGTGTCGCCTTTTTAATCCAAACTAAAAAGTGCGACATTTTCCACTGATGTGTCgctcattgtgtgtttttttattcttgtgtgtCATCACAGTGGTGCATTCAGGGAACCCTGGAATCCACAGTCTCTCAATGAAATATATATGGTTAGTTggggacctttttttttttttcaaaggtgcagtgtgtagaaatgtcagatgtttttattcatgtattacTGTTTTGTACAGTAGCCCAGAATGGACAAATCAAACTCTGGCTCAAAAGAGTGACGTTTATTTGGTTTCACCATGGTTTCTCACCACTAGGTGTCAGTAAAGTGTATGATAAGATCATATATATGTTCAGACAGTGACTGTCGCAGATgattgttgttttcactgtgaagCCCCTCCCCCATCTATCGCTGTTGTTTTCAGTCGCACAGACCTCGAGCTGAAATGTTGTGTTCCTCTTCCTGTcggtgggagagagggagggggaagtGGGCGTGGCCTCAGAAGGAGGCAGTACGATCGCACCTCAAGAAGCCTTACTAGAACCACAACAacaagcatgtttgtttttgaaatgaacaataatgtacagatatttacaattgtacagtctcacacacacacactctcacaggtcacatgacctctgtACAGTACAAACTGTAATAAGATTATTAAAACTGTATAGCTGTAAATGAACGAGTGACTATTATTAACTGACGTGTAGATTCAGTGAATAAATTTCAATGAAGTTTCAACGTGCGAgtcgattgttttcttttaaacatgaacaagtGATTATTAATTATGTGTGGTTCtgctgactccgcctcctcgtTAGCAGGTAACTCAGCACtttttttcaggtgtgttgATTAGAGCTGCCGTGTTGGTACAGGTGTGTGGTCATTTAGTTTAAGACCACACTTTTCAGGTCTcgttcacacagaaacagacttttaCCGGTACGATCTTAATCTTTGACGTTACTAAAGATTAATACATCAATATGGCAACATTTAAGTATAAATGACGAGCcagtatgtggcgctgtaacgccgGCACAGGAACACATCGTGGAGAATGGAGAAGAGGTGGAGTATGAGCTGTGTACGAACTCCCGATACAAGAAGACAATGATGAACATGGTGACAAGCGAAcgcaagagagaggtgggcTTAAATGATTTGGGGGAAACATAACTAATTGCAAATtttgcagaaaaacagaaattgtaaaacatttatgatTTGACGATAAGAAACCACTTAAATATTCACTAGTGCTGTACTCTAATACACATGGATatacacactttaaaaacatcttaaaagggaaaaaagttttattttaatttttacgTAGCCTGTAGCATCAATTCTCATAATGGAGGTCTGGTCATCAGTTAGCTTAGCTGTGAGCTAGTTGCGGTCTGCCACCAGCcataaaatgaaagaagaaacCCTTACTCTTAACTTTAACccttaatttgtttttattttattttaaaaaatagctactaacacaaaatatatacatttaaaaaatggacAGGAAGTCGCCTGATTCCACAGGAAGTAGCTGCACCTCAGACATATATAGAACAAGTTGTGTTTCTGGTATAGAGCTGGTTTCAACCGGTATTATTATGCTATTTTCGGAATACGTTAAGTAATATTCATAACTGGATTCTTGTTTAAGTTCTAATTCTCATTCAAACTTTACGCAGTATTGTGTGTCgcctactgcagctttgaaGACAGACGCCAGCTCTCAGGTGAAACATTGACAGggattttgtttcattttatttgttgcatCACATTATGAAACGTGATTGTCACATTGATCAGATTCTGGAATAATCTCTTCAGTCACTGAGCGTGTGACGACGACAATGACGACCTCTTCACGTTCAACGTGTCCGTCAGGACTTTTGCGCCAGGAGCGTGCTCAGTTTGATTTTCCCATCCATGGACGCCGTCAGACACGTGCCACAATCCACGGCTGAGCACCAGTCCACCGTCACCACCGGGGCTTTGTGTCCGCCCAGCGACAGCGCGCTCTCTAGAGCCGGCTCGCCATTGGTCAACTggaattgaataaaaacaaaacatagaaaATGAATGCTAATACTGAAATTCGGTATTGAATTTAGTAAAACTACagtttactactactactttattaaagaaaaaaaagagaatcctGTTTCGTGACACTTCCTACAAACTGAATTATCATTAATATGACATTaaacataatattatataaaggTTTTTTAATTTACTCTGTATATGAGTCCTCCGGAGCTGGAACACGTCAGGACGTGTTGTCCTTCAGAGTCGAACGCAAAGAGTCGGCCTCGGGGAACCTGAACCTGAGCAAAAGTtcggacataaaaaaaaaaaacataataataataatgacgtcTCTATTATAAACACATGTTCACACGGTAACGTACCTGTTTATATCCGCTGTATCCCGACAAGACGAAGGGCCCGGTGGCGTCCTGAGGTAAAACCTGCTCCGACTGCTTCACCCCACACCGATGGATGTTCCACTGTatgaactgaacacacacacacacacacacagagagagagtttattttcttcactgCAGCATTAAAAAATGTCGTTGGACACCGTTGTGGTTAAGAAGTTCGTCGCACCTTTCCATCTTCTCCGATGCTGAACACAGTGTTTTCGTCGTAGCTGAACTCCACGCTGTAAACTTCTCCGTCATGAGCTCTCCAGCTCATCGCACTCTCGTAACGCTGCATATCTGCACCACGGACAGAAGCACGGGTTAGTATCatcatgtaaacataaaaacataattgtaCATCTTCTTAATGACTTTAATGACTCACCAAACAGTCGGATGACTCCGTCCGCAGCTCCGGTCACCAGCAGGTTTCCGTTGTGGTTGAACGCCGTGCAGTTGATGGCGACCGGTTCAGGCTCTAATGAGAACTGGAGCtgtgacacagtgaaacacGGATTAAAACCCTGACTCGGGCGTGTCCTGGTGTCTGGGAGGACGTTTGGATCTTTTTACCTGCTGTTTGACTGTCTTTGTGTCCCAGAGTAACAGTTTTCCAAACACTGGCATCGGAAGTTGAGAAGCAGACTCTGCGTTTCCGGAGCGACCGAGAGCTGCCGCTGAACACACAAACGACGAGCCGCTGGGACTGCACGCTAAAGACAAGATACTGACACagaatacattattatattattatattattacagaGGTTCCCAAAGGCTGCGTCGAGGCCCACAGTTGGATCACAGGTGATAGTTTTAATTCATGTATCAAACATCTATTGGAAATTAAGAGGCAGGATGACATTGATTGATCTGTTCTGGTGAGGTCACGGTGTGATCAGCTGagcagtgatgtcacttcctaCCGTGGATGAGTCTCATCGATGTTCATCTCATACAGATTCTTCTTGGCGTCTGTATCATACAACCGCACTGTGCCCACGCCGCTGCCTAGCAACAGCTGACAACACACGAATTGTTGTCATTAGCAAAGCGCTTACATTTTGTGTCGTTAGCTTGTGCTCTTAGCACGAGCCTTAAATGTAGTGTTTCACAGAATTTATTGTTGGCATGAAATTTAAATGTTGTGCCGTTACCACAAAGTAttaatgctgttgttgttagcTTGTGTTGTTAGTATGAAGCTTAAATACTGCGTTTGTAGCTCATGTTGTGAGcacaaagctttatttttagcATGTTTTGTTAGCACGAagcttaaatgtgtgtgtgtgtgttgtttgtacCAGTCTGTCAGGTTTGGTGGCCCACTccagagacagcagaggagacTTGGACATGATGGTGGCTTTGGTCTGTATGATGGGGTTAAACGACCacacctgaggaggaggaggaggaggaggaggaggaagaataagaagaagaagaagaagaagaagaatcttcatgtgtttgaattatagcagattatttttgttctttgtggAAAATAACAAGGATTAACCTTGATGACACCATCTACGTCCAAACTGGCAACCCGACGTCCAGAGCAGTCAACTCTGGAAcacaagaggaggatgagatgatgatggtgtgtgtgtgtgtgtgagtgcgtgcgtgcgtgcgtgcacagACCTGCAGTGCATGATGGACGAGTGATGTTCTCCATACTCCTCCTGACTGAGTTTGATGAAAGGCTGTTCCACAgacagtcctcctcctcctccctctgctgctcctccacagcTCCTGCTGGttgaagacgaggaggaggaggaggagaaggggtcAGGGAGGTCAGCGGTGGTGTCAGCAGGAAGCTCCACCTCCCCAACGTCACCTTTCTTGTCTGGTGTCTAAACACAACACGAGAAaggattaaattattaaatgaaattaaatgaaattaaaggcTTCACAGGTTAATTCACACATTAGTTTTTGGGCAGGACTTTAATATGGATAGCCATAGCCCCTTAGCTGACTCAGCAAACAATCCATTTGTTGTTAGCACAAAGCTTAAATATTGTGGATTTAGCATGTATTTTTAGCATGAAGCTAATGTGGTGACTGCTTTTATGTTATGCTAAGTTGCTTggagctgtgttgtgttttagactgggatgtttttttagGGGTGTTAAGCGGAGTTTCTTCATGTGCTAACAAGGTATAGGTTGTCCAGTGTGCTAACAGGGTTACTGTAAGATGATGACATGAGCAAGGCAACATTAGCTAGCTAGCATCCAACTTTATGAAGCAtaggaaacagaaaagtgatGTCTTTAAAAACTTTTCCGTGACGTTTCTCAATTCAGAGAGAAGCAGATTCTTCagattttttaaatcatttagaTTTGTCTGAAGGGTAAATAAGACTTTTTAAAGGTGTAATAAACTCAGAATGCTATTTTGTAAGTGGGTCACCTGCTGCAGGGGTTTGGAGAAAAgctccttcctctctttctcgTGGTCCTGGATCCTCTTGTGTCGTGGATGCGACGGCTGGTTTGTTGCCTGGTTGTTGACTGTTATAGTCGTCGTTGACGGGGAGCTCGCGGGTTCACTGCTGACGACTGGCTTCACCTCCTTTGATTGAATCGACTCTTTTGTCTTCACAGGCTGGAAAAAGACAAGTTTAGACACACATTTATCCAACACCATCATCTAAAGTCCACCAGTGGACTTTAGAGGAACTGCAGCTGTAACACCTGAAAAAACTTCCTGTCCGAAACAAAACTGGTCTGTTCAGCTTACCATTTCCAAacttctgcttcctgtttgcttTACCTGACTGACTGGTGTCTCCTTCCTGCTCACCGCCGTCAGGTTTGGTGAAGACGCGGTGCTGACCTGGGCCGGTTTCCCCGGCGTGCGTCGGCCCTGTGGTAGGAATGTGGAGAAGAAGTTTCTGGAAGGCGTGGTGACGGTGCTCACGGCTCGCTGGCTTGACACCAAGTCCCTGAGAAGGTGGAAGGAGACAATGGAGAGTGAGAATCTGGACAAGAAGCAAatctaaaccttttttttttgtcttctcatTGTTCCTCACAGATCTTATGAGTGACGCTGAAGCTTCAGAAGATGTTTTCCACGTCGACCAAGTATGTAAACCATTTTGTTAACCACAAAGGTTGGATTGAAACATAATTCCtgactttttcttcccttttcatTGTTCTCAGAACTCAAAAACCAAAAAGTCACCTAGCTGGCATGCTAGCCCTTCGACCAGCTTGGAACAGCCTTGTGTTAGTCCGTCAAAGAAGTTTGAGGAACCGAATATCAAGGCGAGTAGGGACAGTGTCGCTTCGGCTTCACTTATGAACAAATGTACTAAATGTATCCTGGAATATGAAAGATTTTCTTTGCTCACGCTAGCCGATGAACTTAAAAATCATGAAGGAACTGGAGAAAATTGCTAAAAATGATCTCATTTAATTGATGGGTTTAGTCACTCATGCTAATTCTCTGATGTGATCATTGAAGCTCATCATGTTGGACAATCTGCTGCCCCCTCTAGGTTCAAGAAAAGAGAGCTAACACCAAATTTTAGTGTGtgtttctatgcagatgatgaTCAGACAGATCTAATTTGATCCGTCAGTGCTCACTTCATCTGCTGACAGGTGATGTGTCACTTACCTCAGTGACTCTCATTTAAAGCTCATGTGACGTCATTAACAGAATGCTTAATATGCAAAAAAGGAACTGTTTTGAATTGAGCTCAATATCTAGCAACAGCTACTACTTCTGCAGACAGTGAAATCTCCCGATTGGGGCAGTTTGACAGCGCCATCATTAGGTGAAATATCTCAAAACCTCAGTTTCAGGAGAGATTCATTACTTTATTTTCTAGTTTCAGTCACAAATGTGATGATGTGTCATCATATTTTATCCTCTTGTTTGTatttaaggtccagtgtatcAGCTTTTTAGATCGGATTATCATATGACAATGTATTTCTAAATATgtgttactttgtttttgtgttgaacTTAGTTCTTGAATCTATGCAACTGTCAAAAGTTAAAGACAGGAGAGTTATTTATTGTAAcgctctgctgccccctgtagGTTCAAGAGAGATTACACAGTTTTTTTGTGCTCTTATCCATGCAGACGATACACTCGCCTTCAAAATCATCAAATTCAGTCTGTCAGAATAGAGCTCttcaattcattttataaagtacaattaaaagaaaatacactaTCATGAATAAGCGACAGGTACGTTAAACATACTTAAAGAAATATGATTTCTCTGAATATTTTGAAAGTAtgttaaatgtgtcacagtgtgtgtgcgcatgttaccaccaggaggcagTAAAAACAAGACCAGAAATGAATGTCTACGCTGATGACGACAAACAACGCTCGACAGACACcgcttttttaaatgtcttcaaaaATTGCTGTTAAGATTATCATCTTTTGAGAGAAATATAATAAAGCAATAGAAGACGGGCGTGTCCTGTATCAAACTGTCCAGACTACAGTTTGATGTCAGTGTGATGGAACGTATATAAAGAAAATTGGATcttactgacaaaaaaaacccaacaattcatCAGGTGAATTGTTTATTTAGCAACAACAACcgcatcacaacacacacagtgtaaaacaacataaatattatattattaacaataagttacttaaaaaaagccttttaaacaaacaaaaagcagttGTTTCTGCGTTAAAGTGCCTGAAAAAACTGATGTGTCTCAGTGATGAAAACACGAGGGTCACAAgttaatgtattaatattaatccTCACATGACCTTCTCCACCCTGACTTCAGCAGACGCTCAACCATTTTATGgtcttttaacaaataaaagcatcatgttagactttcacaataaaatactggATAAACAAAATTGCAGCCAGTCAAACATGCATGGAGGTAAAACAAAGACGAAGAATACTCAAATGTAATTCCTCTCAGTTTAAAAGTAGATTAAAGATGGCTGCCACCTGTGACTCtatccatttttttctttttataaagtaatatatttgaataacggcagccatcttggatgCACCCAGCCGCCATGTTACGAATATAACAATTTAAACCGCTCATTTTCAAATAACATTGGAAGAcagagtggcagccatcttttGTAATAATTTCATCAGTAAAGACAGTGTCTCACAGCTCAGTGTCTCCCAGACGGTCCATGTTCTGGACGTACACCGGCAGTTTGTGGTGGACCATCTCGTCTGCGTCCCTCTGCTCCCGACTCTCCGGTTGCAGAGCGAACAGCTGCGTGAGACATGAAGAGACGGACGGGTCAGG
Proteins encoded in this window:
- the wdr91 gene encoding WD repeat-containing protein 91; translation: MGSAVERTDEHVREYLIYRGFTGTLKNLDSEIKADKEKGFRVDKIIDQLQQFIQSFDLFGLKEYWLYLDRRLFCRLEDIYRSTVNKLRTSLYRYYVINTIQKGNLEKTQEFFQRQALELQGQVEWRDWFILPFIPAPEQNPAFAPYFSRQWADTFLVSLHNFLSVLFQCMPQPVLLSFDAEVQKMTSVTEENEQFRQMLFALQPESREQRDADEMVHHKLPVYVQNMDRLGDTELDLVSSQRAVSTVTTPSRNFFSTFLPQGRRTPGKPAQVSTASSPNLTAVSRKETPVSQPVKTKESIQSKEVKPVVSSEPASSPSTTTITVNNQATNQPSHPRHKRIQDHEKERKELFSKPLQQTPDKKGDVGEVELPADTTADLPDPFSSSSSSSSTSRSCGGAAEGGGGGLSVEQPFIKLSQEEYGEHHSSIMHCRVDCSGRRVASLDVDGVIKVWSFNPIIQTKATIMSKSPLLSLEWATKPDRLLLLGSGVGTVRLYDTDAKKNLYEMNIDETHPRILSLACSPSGSSFVCSAAALGRSGNAESASQLPMPVFGKLLLWDTKTVKQQLQFSLEPEPVAINCTAFNHNGNLLVTGAADGVIRLFDMQRYESAMSWRAHDGEVYSVEFSYDENTVFSIGEDGKFIQWNIHRCGVKQSEQVLPQDATGPFVLSGYSGYKQVQVPRGRLFAFDSEGQHVLTCSSSGGLIYRLTNGEPALESALSLGGHKAPVVTVDWCSAVDCGTCLTASMDGKIKLSTLLAQKS